The proteins below are encoded in one region of Sulfitobacter sp. SK012:
- a CDS encoding 2-hydroxyacid dehydrogenase, translating into MSKQRLSVVVTRRLPDVVETRLSELFDVRLRDDDTPMTREELGEAMRTCDVLVPTVTDEIDNTLIGQAGDRLKLIANYGVGVDHIDVATARQRGVLVSNTPGVLTDDTADMTMALILAVTRRMPEGMAVMQQDKWQGWAPTALLGGRVSGRRLGILGMGQIGQAVARRAAAFGMQVHYHNRKRLRPEVEQELQTSYWESLDQMVARMDVISINCPHTPSTFHLMNARRLKLMKPDSVIVNTSRGEVIDENALTRMLRAGEIKGAGLDVYEHGAAINPRLRELSNVVLLPHMGSATMEGRIEMGEKVIINIKTFDDGHRPPDQVVPSML; encoded by the coding sequence ATGTCAAAGCAACGCTTGAGTGTTGTAGTCACGCGACGGTTGCCAGATGTGGTTGAGACCCGTTTGTCGGAACTGTTTGATGTGCGACTGCGGGACGACGACACGCCAATGACCCGTGAAGAACTGGGTGAGGCGATGCGGACCTGCGATGTGCTGGTGCCTACCGTTACGGATGAAATCGACAATACGCTGATCGGCCAAGCGGGTGACCGGCTGAAGCTGATCGCGAATTACGGGGTCGGAGTGGATCATATTGACGTCGCCACCGCACGCCAGCGCGGCGTTTTGGTGAGCAACACACCCGGTGTTCTAACAGACGACACGGCCGATATGACTATGGCGCTGATCCTCGCGGTGACACGGCGGATGCCTGAGGGTATGGCCGTTATGCAGCAAGACAAGTGGCAAGGCTGGGCACCCACGGCGCTGTTGGGCGGACGTGTCAGCGGGCGCCGCCTGGGCATCCTTGGGATGGGTCAGATCGGTCAGGCGGTCGCGCGGCGCGCAGCGGCATTTGGCATGCAGGTGCATTATCACAACCGAAAACGTCTGCGTCCCGAAGTGGAGCAAGAGCTTCAGACTAGCTATTGGGAAAGTTTGGATCAGATGGTGGCGCGGATGGATGTGATCAGCATCAACTGTCCGCACACGCCGTCGACCTTTCATCTGATGAACGCGCGGCGCTTAAAATTGATGAAACCGGATTCGGTGATTGTGAATACCTCACGCGGTGAAGTGATCGACGAAAACGCCCTGACCCGGATGTTGCGCGCCGGCGAAATCAAAGGTGCCGGGCTGGATGTCTATGAGCATGGCGCGGCAATCAATCCACGCCTGCGCGAGCTGTCTAATGTGGTGTTGTTACCGCATATGGGTTCGGCAACGATGGAAGGTCGAATTGAGATGGGCGAAAAAGTTATCATCAACATCAAGACGTTTGATGACGGCCACCGGCCACCGGATCAGGTTGTGCCATCAATGCTTTAG
- a CDS encoding DUF938 domain-containing protein, which produces MTRLPPSASVTTPQDGAKLHAPSAERNAGFLSTLLQEVAPVKGRAMEIASGTGQHIVRFARTVPQLHWHPTEVEPTRVASIDAHAAEAGLQNLAPTRHLDATTAGWGAKDGPFDLIVLINLLHLIPNPAATTLINEVAQALSLNGLFVLYGPFKRGGTLTSEGDARFDAELRAADPTIGYKDDDWILSHLTGAGLTVDTPREMPANNLAFLARSPH; this is translated from the coding sequence ATGACCCGCCTGCCCCCATCAGCAAGCGTCACGACCCCGCAAGACGGTGCCAAGCTGCACGCGCCATCGGCAGAGCGGAATGCAGGCTTCCTATCAACGCTTTTGCAAGAGGTCGCACCCGTCAAAGGTCGCGCTATGGAGATTGCCAGCGGCACCGGCCAGCACATCGTCCGCTTTGCGCGCACTGTCCCGCAACTGCATTGGCATCCCACCGAAGTCGAGCCAACCCGCGTTGCCAGCATTGATGCTCATGCAGCTGAGGCCGGCCTACAAAACCTCGCCCCCACCCGCCATCTTGATGCAACAACCGCTGGGTGGGGAGCAAAAGACGGTCCTTTCGATCTGATCGTTCTGATCAATTTGTTGCACCTCATTCCCAATCCTGCTGCCACGACGCTGATCAATGAAGTAGCGCAGGCACTTAGCCTGAATGGGCTTTTTGTACTCTACGGTCCTTTCAAACGCGGCGGGACGCTGACATCTGAAGGAGATGCGCGGTTCGATGCCGAGTTGCGCGCCGCCGATCCAACAATCGGATACAAGGATGATGATTGGATTTTATCTCACCTGACCGGTGCAGGGCTAACCGTCGATACACCGCGCGAGATGCCCGCCAATAACCTCGCCTTTTTAGCCAGGAGTCCTCACTGA
- a CDS encoding NADPH:quinone reductase, with the protein MHAVTYEKFGKAADVLTLSEMPDVNPGSGEVRVALHRSGVNPSDVKSRAGSRPGVTAPPFPLVIPHSDGAGVIEAVGADVDPSRIGSRVWIWNGQWQRAFGTAATHITLPATQAVALPDGVSFDTGATLGIPGLTACHAVFGGGDVAGQTLLVSGGGGTVGYLAVQLARWGGARVIATCSARDRNRVLAAGAHVVLDYAAEDLAGQVLAANDGAQVDRILEVEFGINLGVDTDVIAENGTIAAYGSALEMAPVLPFGPLLFKAVTIDVILIYLLPKAERDAAIKRLHAALTDGALTCPVEKVFALADTAHAQQAVEAGGRAGAILIDCVLKD; encoded by the coding sequence ATGCACGCCGTTACCTATGAAAAATTCGGCAAAGCAGCCGACGTATTGACCCTTTCCGAAATGCCCGATGTGAACCCCGGATCGGGAGAGGTGCGGGTTGCACTTCACCGCTCTGGCGTGAATCCTTCGGACGTCAAGAGCCGCGCTGGCAGCCGCCCCGGTGTGACAGCCCCCCCTTTTCCACTCGTCATTCCTCATAGCGACGGCGCTGGCGTGATCGAGGCCGTTGGGGCCGACGTGGATCCATCGCGGATCGGAAGTCGCGTTTGGATCTGGAATGGTCAATGGCAGCGGGCTTTTGGCACAGCCGCCACTCACATAACATTGCCCGCGACCCAAGCTGTGGCACTACCGGATGGCGTCAGCTTTGATACAGGGGCGACGCTAGGTATCCCCGGCCTCACGGCCTGCCATGCGGTCTTTGGCGGGGGCGACGTTGCTGGGCAAACCTTGTTGGTTTCAGGCGGCGGTGGGACAGTCGGATACCTTGCCGTGCAATTGGCACGTTGGGGCGGTGCGCGGGTGATCGCAACCTGTAGCGCACGCGACCGTAACCGCGTATTAGCCGCTGGCGCACATGTCGTTCTGGATTATGCGGCAGAGGATCTAGCGGGGCAGGTACTTGCTGCAAATGACGGTGCGCAAGTTGACCGGATCTTGGAGGTTGAATTCGGCATCAACCTTGGTGTCGACACCGATGTGATCGCCGAAAATGGAACAATCGCGGCCTATGGATCAGCATTGGAGATGGCCCCAGTGTTGCCGTTCGGACCTCTGCTTTTCAAGGCCGTAACCATCGATGTCATTTTAATATATCTGCTGCCAAAGGCCGAGCGTGATGCAGCCATCAAACGCCTGCACGCAGCCCTGACCGACGGCGCGCTGACTTGCCCAGTGGAAAAGGTTTTTGCGTTGGCAGACACCGCTCATGCACAACAAGCCGTTGAGGCCGGAGGCCGCGCTGGCGCGATCCTGATTGACTGTGTCCTCAAAGATTAA
- a CDS encoding SH3 domain-containing protein has product MCSMAMASDIGKVTKRPLPRFVSMKAVEGNVRRGPSLSHRIDWVFKRRDMPLRVTAEHGHWRRVEDRDGMGGWVHYSLLSGARTVLVEKDMLQLRSRANPAAPVTVALEFGVVARVGACETEWCLLRSGGFKGWAPKARLWGVAPAEVFN; this is encoded by the coding sequence ATGTGTAGCATGGCCATGGCTTCTGATATCGGCAAAGTGACCAAACGCCCCTTGCCCCGCTTTGTCTCTATGAAAGCCGTCGAGGGCAATGTGCGTCGCGGCCCCTCCCTAAGCCACCGGATCGATTGGGTATTTAAACGTCGCGATATGCCGCTGCGCGTGACCGCAGAGCACGGTCACTGGCGGCGCGTCGAAGACCGCGACGGCATGGGCGGCTGGGTTCATTATTCGCTCTTATCGGGCGCGCGCACCGTATTGGTTGAAAAAGACATGCTGCAATTGCGCAGCCGCGCCAACCCTGCGGCCCCGGTGACTGTGGCGCTTGAGTTCGGCGTGGTCGCACGTGTCGGTGCCTGCGAAACAGAATGGTGCCTGCTCCGTTCGGGCGGCTTCAAAGGCTGGGCTCCGAAAGCGCGCCTATGGGGCGTCGCCCCTGCTGAGGTTTTCAACTAA
- a CDS encoding GcvT family protein produces MKTQVKALVVGGGVVGTSIAYHLARAGWDDVMLLERDELTSGSTWHAAGLLPYFNMSFATTHIHDYSIKFYKTLEEETGLNAGFAVVGNLRMAQTDERMEEYMLYASTAETCGVPYEWMTPDEIKAKWPLIRTEDLKGAIYHQTDGYINPADVTMAMAKGARQRGVMIERKWQADAFHWNGNAWEVTVTKMVEKGGNLVPSDEQIVITAEHVVTASGNHAQRTAKMLGIKIPAIPVEHQFIVMDQDPDLVKFRAEGNVEHPVIRDADAQSYVREERGGWILGVYEKDAPARFEYGVPDSFRADLFQLDLDRIEGQYLAMNHRIPSTEDCGLKDDFNGPICYTPDGNPLVGPAPGLRNMWLAEGFSFGITAAGGTGYYLAQMMVDGEAEIDMASLDPKRYGEWMTTEFAARKNEEAYEHVYIVHHPDEERPACRPLRTSPAYDRQAERGAQFGWVNGWERPNYFAPKGFSDHDARSFRRGGWWQHAVDEARAIREGVGLVDATAFTKHLVKGPGATAFLDWFTCNKLPSVGRINLTYALTEAGTTRTEYTIVRLAEHEYYLVSAGGWTAYDSDYLHKAIEDKAPELGYIECHDVTTQWGVFAIAGPKSRDVLRDVIKDADPDTVLSNKRFPWLTMRNIELGMVPVRAIRVAYTGELGWELHHPIEMQNHLFDLLEKSGEKHGMKLVGARAQNWLRQEKSYRAFGTELGRDATPLEADLPRFVDLSKDFHGKQAMVDHGINAKCVTVLIEGPDDADPWGREVLYAGDTRVGRLTSGGYSVAFGKSIGMGYVKPEHAEVGTKLQVKMFDQLWSAEVVEDSPYDPKNATIRADG; encoded by the coding sequence ATGAAAACGCAAGTTAAGGCACTGGTCGTCGGTGGGGGTGTCGTGGGCACATCAATTGCCTATCATCTTGCGCGCGCTGGCTGGGATGACGTCATGCTGCTGGAGCGTGATGAGTTAACCTCAGGATCCACGTGGCACGCGGCAGGGCTGCTGCCCTATTTCAACATGTCCTTTGCGACGACCCACATTCACGACTATTCCATCAAGTTCTACAAAACGCTTGAAGAGGAAACCGGGTTGAATGCCGGCTTTGCCGTAGTTGGTAACCTGCGTATGGCCCAGACTGACGAGCGGATGGAAGAATACATGCTCTATGCCTCCACAGCAGAGACATGCGGCGTGCCTTACGAATGGATGACCCCAGATGAGATCAAGGCGAAATGGCCGCTGATCCGAACAGAAGACCTCAAAGGCGCAATCTACCACCAGACGGATGGCTACATAAATCCCGCAGATGTGACCATGGCGATGGCCAAAGGCGCGCGTCAGCGCGGCGTGATGATTGAGCGTAAATGGCAGGCTGATGCGTTTCACTGGAATGGCAATGCGTGGGAAGTCACGGTCACCAAAATGGTCGAAAAGGGTGGCAACCTTGTTCCCTCCGACGAGCAGATCGTGATCACAGCTGAACACGTCGTCACCGCCAGCGGTAACCATGCGCAACGCACCGCCAAAATGCTGGGTATCAAGATACCTGCGATCCCCGTCGAGCATCAGTTCATCGTGATGGACCAAGACCCAGATCTGGTCAAATTCCGCGCTGAGGGCAATGTAGAGCATCCCGTCATTCGCGACGCCGATGCACAAAGCTATGTGCGCGAAGAGCGCGGCGGTTGGATTTTAGGTGTCTACGAAAAAGACGCACCTGCGCGTTTTGAATACGGCGTGCCAGACAGCTTTCGTGCCGATTTGTTCCAGCTCGATCTTGACCGGATCGAAGGTCAGTATCTCGCGATGAATCATCGCATTCCTTCGACCGAAGATTGCGGGCTGAAGGATGATTTCAACGGTCCCATCTGTTACACGCCGGACGGAAACCCACTGGTCGGCCCTGCGCCGGGGCTGCGCAACATGTGGCTGGCAGAAGGGTTCTCATTTGGCATCACGGCCGCAGGGGGCACAGGCTATTACCTCGCTCAGATGATGGTCGACGGTGAAGCAGAGATCGACATGGCGAGCCTTGATCCCAAACGCTACGGCGAATGGATGACCACGGAATTTGCTGCCCGCAAGAACGAGGAGGCATATGAGCATGTCTATATCGTCCACCATCCCGATGAAGAACGTCCAGCATGTCGGCCCCTGCGCACGTCGCCCGCCTATGACCGGCAAGCCGAGCGCGGCGCGCAATTTGGTTGGGTGAACGGTTGGGAACGTCCAAACTACTTTGCGCCCAAGGGGTTCAGCGACCATGACGCTCGTTCTTTCCGGCGCGGCGGTTGGTGGCAACACGCCGTTGATGAGGCACGCGCAATTCGCGAGGGTGTGGGTTTGGTCGACGCGACCGCCTTTACCAAACATCTTGTCAAAGGACCGGGAGCCACTGCGTTCCTTGATTGGTTTACCTGCAACAAGCTGCCATCGGTGGGTCGCATCAACCTGACTTACGCGCTGACAGAGGCCGGAACAACGCGCACCGAATATACCATCGTGCGTCTGGCTGAGCATGAATATTATCTGGTGAGCGCGGGCGGCTGGACGGCATACGATTCCGATTATCTGCACAAGGCAATCGAAGATAAGGCCCCTGAGCTTGGCTATATCGAATGCCATGATGTGACCACGCAATGGGGTGTTTTTGCCATCGCGGGTCCAAAATCTCGCGATGTCCTGCGCGATGTCATCAAGGATGCGGACCCCGATACCGTACTGTCGAACAAGCGCTTTCCTTGGCTGACGATGCGCAACATCGAACTGGGCATGGTTCCTGTGCGCGCCATTCGAGTGGCCTATACCGGCGAGCTTGGATGGGAGCTGCACCACCCGATCGAGATGCAAAACCATCTGTTTGATTTGCTGGAAAAATCCGGCGAGAAACACGGGATGAAGCTGGTTGGTGCACGTGCCCAAAACTGGTTGCGTCAGGAAAAATCCTACCGTGCCTTCGGGACTGAGTTGGGCCGTGACGCCACGCCGCTCGAAGCTGATCTCCCGCGTTTTGTGGACCTGTCCAAAGATTTCCATGGCAAACAAGCCATGGTGGATCACGGGATTAATGCAAAATGTGTGACCGTGTTGATTGAAGGCCCTGACGATGCTGATCCGTGGGGCCGCGAGGTGCTCTATGCGGGTGACACGCGAGTAGGCCGTCTAACTTCGGGCGGGTATTCTGTCGCTTTTGGCAAGTCCATCGGTATGGGTTACGTCAAGCCGGAACACGCCGAAGTGGGCACCAAACTGCAGGTCAAAATGTTTGATCAGCTTTGGTCAGCTGAGGTGGTCGAAGACAGTCCTTATGATCCAAAGAATGCTACCATCCGCGCGGACGGGTAA
- a CDS encoding FAD-binding oxidoreductase, which yields MVEATTLPRNEDGIACVLGVLKQQFGERFQTGAAIREQHGHTTTWIENQPPDAVVFAQSTQDVSDIVKVCAAHKVPIIPFGTGTSLEGNVNAPAGGISIDLSQMNAVVEVNAGDLDCRVQPGVTRMALNTHLRDQGLFFPIDPGADASIGGMAATRASGTNAVRYGTMKDNVLSVEAVMADGKIIRTASRARKSSAGYDLTRLMVGSEGTLAVITEVTLRLQGIPEAISAARCSYPSVEAACQTVMAVIQYGLPVARIELLDAMVVKAVNSYSKLTLPETPLLLLEFHGSDASVAEQAEVFGTLSEEFGGIGYAVTTTAEERNKLWQARHDAYWAMLTLRPGCKAVATDVCVPISSLAEAVVASSRKAAELDLVVPIVGHAGDGNFHATPLVDMENADELERAKMFVSWLNDLAISMDGTCTGEHGIGQGKRPYLLKELGGAVDIMQSIKTALDPDNIMNPGKIVGD from the coding sequence ATGGTTGAGGCTACTACATTGCCGCGCAATGAGGACGGGATTGCCTGCGTCCTTGGTGTGCTCAAACAGCAATTCGGAGAGCGGTTTCAAACGGGGGCCGCGATCCGTGAACAGCATGGGCATACGACCACCTGGATTGAAAACCAACCACCCGATGCCGTGGTCTTTGCCCAATCAACGCAGGATGTGTCGGATATTGTAAAGGTGTGCGCTGCGCATAAAGTTCCAATTATCCCATTTGGAACAGGTACTTCTCTGGAGGGAAATGTAAACGCGCCCGCTGGGGGGATCAGCATTGATCTGAGCCAGATGAATGCTGTTGTTGAGGTCAACGCCGGTGATCTGGATTGCCGTGTGCAGCCGGGTGTCACGCGCATGGCCCTCAATACGCATCTAAGAGATCAAGGGTTATTCTTTCCGATTGATCCGGGGGCTGATGCTTCCATTGGCGGGATGGCTGCTACGCGGGCTAGTGGGACGAATGCAGTCCGCTACGGCACGATGAAAGACAATGTGTTGAGTGTCGAGGCCGTGATGGCCGACGGAAAAATCATCCGGACAGCAAGCCGTGCGCGCAAGTCTTCGGCGGGGTATGACTTGACGCGGTTGATGGTTGGCTCTGAAGGGACGCTGGCAGTGATCACCGAAGTCACCCTGCGTTTGCAAGGCATTCCCGAAGCAATATCAGCCGCGCGCTGCTCCTATCCTTCGGTCGAGGCTGCCTGCCAAACTGTGATGGCGGTGATCCAATACGGGCTGCCTGTGGCGCGGATCGAGTTGTTGGATGCGATGGTCGTCAAGGCAGTGAACAGCTATTCCAAGCTCACTCTTCCTGAGACGCCGCTTTTGTTGCTGGAGTTTCATGGCTCGGACGCAAGTGTTGCCGAGCAGGCAGAGGTATTTGGCACGCTGTCCGAAGAATTTGGCGGCATAGGCTATGCCGTGACGACAACGGCAGAAGAACGCAACAAGCTTTGGCAGGCGCGACATGACGCGTATTGGGCAATGTTGACGCTGCGTCCGGGGTGCAAGGCGGTGGCGACAGATGTCTGTGTGCCGATTTCCAGCTTGGCTGAGGCGGTCGTTGCTTCAAGCCGCAAAGCCGCGGAGCTGGACCTTGTAGTGCCGATCGTGGGTCATGCTGGCGATGGTAATTTCCATGCGACGCCGCTGGTGGATATGGAAAACGCTGATGAACTGGAACGGGCTAAGATGTTTGTCAGCTGGCTGAACGATTTGGCCATTTCCATGGATGGAACCTGCACCGGCGAACATGGCATCGGGCAAGGGAAACGGCCCTATCTGCTCAAAGAACTGGGCGGTGCTGTGGACATCATGCAGTCGATCAAAACCGCCCTTGATCCCGATAATATCATGAACCCCGGCAAGATAGTCGGCGACTGA
- the ggt gene encoding gamma-glutamyltransferase — protein sequence MRFVSFVVGVMVAGAGFAQQAADGVEPEAAAVGVFESLSPEVSAALEAKAAGQVVRSQDFMVAAANPHAVQAGYDVLARGGTAADALVAVQAMLGLVEPQSSGLGGGAFLVWYDAASGELTTLDGREAAPLAATPRLFQNEAGEPLKFFDAVVGGRSVGTPGTPALMAQAHKRWGTQDWGSLLAPAIDLANAGFTVSPRLAGLVENDAERLASSDVTAAYFLPGGTPIKAGDTLINQAYAQTLKTITEGGIGAFYAGDLAKKIVGTVQNAKGNPGVLSEVDLAIYQVKERPAVCATYRDHEVCGMGPPSSGAVAVGQTLGMLEGYDLSAGPMDANVRRLIGDAARLAFADRGRYLADSDYVPVPVKGLLDPAYLTERGGLLAGDDALPEVTPGNPEYDHALNWADDTAIELPSTSHISIVDGAGNVASMTTTIENGFGSRLMVGGFLLNNELTDFSFRSHVDGVPVANRVEPGKRPRSSMAPTIVLKGGAPVLAIGSPGGSRIIGYVTQAVIAMLDWDMDVQQAASLPHAVNRFGKYDLEEGTAAAEMADELTALGYEVGTRSLTSGLHLIEIGTDLQGGADPRREGIALGN from the coding sequence ATGCGGTTTGTATCCTTTGTAGTGGGCGTGATGGTTGCGGGGGCAGGTTTTGCTCAACAAGCGGCGGATGGCGTTGAGCCTGAGGCCGCCGCCGTTGGTGTGTTTGAGAGCTTGTCGCCCGAAGTGAGCGCTGCTCTGGAGGCCAAGGCCGCAGGACAGGTTGTCAGATCGCAAGACTTTATGGTTGCAGCAGCGAACCCTCACGCGGTGCAGGCGGGATATGACGTTTTGGCACGAGGTGGCACTGCGGCGGATGCGCTGGTGGCGGTTCAGGCGATGCTGGGACTGGTGGAGCCACAAAGCTCGGGCCTTGGTGGGGGTGCTTTTCTGGTTTGGTATGATGCCGCCTCGGGCGAGCTGACGACACTTGATGGGCGCGAGGCGGCACCCCTGGCCGCGACGCCACGTTTGTTCCAAAATGAAGCCGGGGAGCCGCTCAAATTCTTTGACGCAGTTGTCGGTGGGCGGTCCGTTGGCACGCCGGGCACGCCCGCGTTGATGGCTCAAGCGCACAAACGTTGGGGAACGCAAGATTGGGGGTCCTTGCTGGCCCCGGCAATTGATTTGGCGAATGCTGGTTTTACCGTATCGCCCCGTTTGGCCGGTTTGGTGGAAAATGACGCAGAGCGGCTTGCCAGTTCAGATGTCACCGCGGCCTATTTCTTGCCCGGCGGCACGCCGATCAAGGCCGGTGATACGTTGATCAATCAAGCCTACGCACAGACCCTGAAAACAATCACTGAAGGGGGCATCGGTGCCTTTTATGCCGGTGATCTGGCAAAGAAAATTGTCGGCACTGTGCAAAATGCAAAGGGCAATCCCGGCGTGTTGTCTGAGGTTGATTTGGCCATCTACCAGGTAAAAGAGCGCCCGGCCGTTTGCGCCACTTACCGTGATCATGAAGTCTGTGGCATGGGCCCGCCGTCCTCTGGCGCTGTGGCCGTAGGTCAAACGCTGGGCATGTTAGAGGGTTATGACCTAAGCGCTGGGCCGATGGACGCAAATGTACGGCGTTTGATCGGTGATGCTGCGCGTCTCGCGTTTGCGGATCGTGGGCGCTACCTTGCGGATAGCGATTACGTCCCTGTCCCAGTCAAAGGTCTGCTTGATCCGGCGTATCTGACTGAACGCGGTGGTTTGCTTGCGGGGGATGATGCCTTGCCTGAAGTGACACCCGGCAATCCGGAATATGACCATGCGCTAAACTGGGCCGATGACACCGCGATTGAACTCCCGTCGACCTCGCATATCTCTATCGTGGACGGCGCGGGCAACGTGGCCAGCATGACGACCACAATTGAGAATGGCTTTGGCAGCCGTCTGATGGTCGGGGGTTTTCTGTTGAACAACGAGCTGACGGATTTCTCGTTTCGCAGCCATGTAGATGGCGTGCCTGTGGCAAATCGGGTTGAGCCGGGCAAGCGGCCTCGCTCTTCTATGGCCCCAACAATCGTGCTGAAAGGCGGCGCGCCGGTGCTGGCAATCGGTAGTCCTGGTGGCAGCAGAATCATTGGCTATGTGACACAAGCGGTTATCGCGATGCTCGACTGGGATATGGACGTGCAGCAAGCGGCGTCATTGCCACATGCGGTGAACCGGTTTGGGAAGTATGACCTCGAAGAGGGCACGGCGGCGGCTGAAATGGCAGACGAGTTGACGGCCTTGGGGTATGAGGTTGGAACGCGGTCGTTGACGTCTGGTTTGCACCTGATTGAGATCGGAACAGATTTGCAAGGTGGTGCGGACCCGCGCCGAGAAGGCATCGCACTAGGCAATTAA
- a CDS encoding NAD(P)/FAD-dependent oxidoreductase encodes MTDIIVIGGGIAGLSAAARLSADAKVTVLEAETALGFHASGRSAALFEENYGLASTVALNKAGAEYHRSHAGGYLSPRGLLILAEAHDRAGFDHDMGVMGVHEITTQEALAMVPVLNSEKVAFAGYHSEAYDIDTDRMMQDFAREVRKNGGQVLTGAAVTGIRRENGHWHVDCGAQSHSAPQLVNAAGAWADGVAEMAGVAPLGIVPHRRSMARIPAPGGHDTRDWPMFFGIGETWYAKPDAGALLVSPAEEHVTTAHDAYADDMVLAEGLARYEALVTEPVTRLLASWAGLRSFAPDRNLVLGRDPDTPEFIWSAGQGGYGFQTAPAASQLVADLVMGRTPVLTTETVSALTPDRLRG; translated from the coding sequence ATGACCGATATTATCGTCATCGGGGGCGGCATCGCAGGATTATCCGCCGCGGCACGTCTATCAGCAGACGCGAAGGTCACCGTGCTGGAGGCAGAAACAGCGCTTGGATTTCATGCGTCTGGCCGCTCAGCTGCGCTGTTCGAAGAAAACTACGGGCTGGCGAGTACGGTTGCGCTCAATAAAGCAGGCGCTGAATATCACCGAAGCCATGCAGGGGGTTATCTTTCTCCTCGTGGCTTGCTCATCTTGGCAGAAGCCCACGACCGCGCGGGTTTTGATCATGACATGGGCGTCATGGGCGTTCATGAAATCACGACCCAAGAAGCGCTTGCGATGGTGCCTGTGCTCAACAGCGAAAAGGTCGCGTTTGCGGGCTACCATTCCGAGGCCTACGACATTGATACCGACAGGATGATGCAAGATTTCGCGCGCGAGGTGCGCAAGAACGGCGGCCAGGTTCTGACCGGTGCCGCCGTGACAGGCATCCGGCGCGAGAACGGTCATTGGCATGTCGATTGCGGGGCACAAAGCCATAGCGCTCCCCAGCTGGTCAACGCTGCTGGGGCTTGGGCAGATGGCGTGGCCGAGATGGCAGGCGTCGCACCGCTGGGGATTGTGCCGCATCGCCGGTCTATGGCGCGCATACCCGCCCCAGGTGGACATGACACGCGCGATTGGCCAATGTTTTTTGGAATTGGCGAGACTTGGTATGCCAAGCCTGATGCTGGTGCTTTGCTGGTTTCTCCTGCCGAAGAACACGTCACGACGGCCCATGATGCTTATGCCGATGACATGGTCTTGGCCGAAGGTTTGGCGCGCTACGAGGCCTTGGTCACCGAACCAGTGACGCGCCTGCTGGCATCTTGGGCGGGACTGCGCAGTTTTGCACCAGATCGAAATTTAGTGTTGGGACGCGATCCCGATACACCAGAGTTTATCTGGAGTGCTGGGCAAGGTGGGTATGGTTTTCAGACGGCCCCAGCCGCGTCTCAACTGGTGGCGGATTTGGTCATGGGACGTACGCCTGTGTTGACTACAGAAACCGTTTCGGCACTCACGCCGGATAGGCTGCGCGGATGA
- a CDS encoding glycoside hydrolase family 25 protein, producing the protein MRLAPILAALSIALLTACGSGGPVAPVGEPIAPRFADTNPVDFDGRGPERYPVHGIDAARFQTSIDWAEARRKGTNFAFIKATEGGDLLDPMFADHWSGAGRAGVARGAYHFYYFCTSPEVQARWFIRNVPRVKGALPPVLDMEWNPFSPTCAKVRPPAAEVQDQMRRWLRIVEAHYGQRPIIYTTPRFYSENDLGRISGYEFWLRSTAKTPAMAFPGQRWTFWQYSATGLVPGVAGEVDLNAFSGGRATWESWYETRKAK; encoded by the coding sequence ATGCGCCTTGCTCCCATTCTCGCGGCCTTGTCCATCGCCCTTCTTACTGCCTGTGGCAGCGGTGGCCCCGTGGCCCCCGTGGGCGAACCGATTGCACCGCGATTTGCCGATACCAATCCGGTTGACTTTGACGGGCGTGGGCCAGAGCGATATCCGGTCCATGGCATTGATGCCGCACGGTTCCAGACCAGCATTGATTGGGCTGAGGCACGGCGCAAGGGTACGAACTTTGCTTTCATAAAAGCTACTGAGGGTGGCGATCTGCTTGATCCGATGTTCGCCGATCACTGGAGCGGAGCGGGGCGTGCAGGTGTTGCCCGAGGGGCCTATCATTTCTACTATTTCTGCACCTCCCCTGAGGTTCAGGCCCGCTGGTTCATCCGCAATGTGCCCCGGGTAAAAGGCGCATTGCCGCCGGTGCTGGACATGGAGTGGAACCCCTTTTCGCCCACATGCGCCAAAGTGCGCCCCCCCGCAGCCGAGGTACAAGATCAGATGCGTCGGTGGCTTCGCATCGTTGAGGCGCATTATGGTCAACGTCCAATTATCTACACCACACCGAGGTTCTACAGCGAAAATGACCTCGGCCGTATCAGTGGCTATGAATTCTGGCTGCGCAGCACTGCGAAAACCCCCGCCATGGCATTCCCCGGCCAGCGTTGGACATTCTGGCAATACAGCGCCACGGGCTTGGTTCCGGGAGTTGCCGGAGAGGTCGATCTTAACGCCTTCTCTGGCGGTCGTGCGACATGGGAAAGTTGGTATGAGACCCGGAAAGCCAAGTGA